In the genome of Sinorhizobium chiapasense, the window TCGTACCCCGCAAGGCCGGTCCGCAGCGCCTTTTCCTCGATGCGGATGCGAATGGCGAGCAAGACGAGAAGCACAAGCACCGCCCCAAGCCCCCACCAGGAGCCGAGGAGCAGCGAACTGCCCGCGACGAAGATGAGGGCGCTGGCATAAAGCGGATGGCGGACGTAACGGTACGGCCCGGTGGTGACCACGCTTTGCGCCCGTTCCTTCTGGATCTTCACGACCGGCGCCGCGAAACTGTTTTCCCTGAATGTCCAATAGTTGAACCAGATCGAAAGCAAGAGCGCCATTGCGCCGACGCCCTGCACCCACGGCGGAACCGACGACCACCCGAACCGCACGGCATCGAGCGCCATGAAGGCAAACGAGCCGAACAGGAAGAGAAGGATGATGGTGAGCAGCACCTTGTCGGCGAAAGGCTGATCTTTCTGAATGGGCGCCGACAGCCTTTCTTTGAGAAGTGCGGGATCATGTCGGGCGAGCATTAGTCCGGCGATCAGCGAGAGCGCCAGCATCACCGCGAGATAAATCCATGCGGCCGGCCAGGCAAGCGTTCCGGCGGATGCGAAGAGCACTGCGGCGATTACCCCGAACCAGATGACAGTTTGAACGATCAGCCTGACGATCATGGGCACGCTCCGAGATGATCGGGGACGTTTGGCTGTTCAGATAGTGCCGCCGCTCGACATCGCAATCCTCCATTGTGCTGCGGCGTCCTTTGTACGTCTGAGAAGACGCACGGCGCTGTAGGCGGCCTCGGCAGGGCAGGCAAGGCAAGGAGTGGCGACCGGCGAAAATCGATCGGGATAAGCGATGCGCGAGTGTAATGGTAGTCCGCCTTCACGCTGTCGTGTGCACGCGCCGACTTAACAACCCTCTGCCCGATCCCCATATAAAAAACGTGCTTCCCGGCGTCGTCTGCCGGGAAGGAGGGTTGTATGTATCGTTATATGATGAAGGAACTCATGCTTGTCATCGTCGGGCTGGCTGTCTTCTCGGCATTGACCCTCCTTTTCCTCCTGTAGACATTATGAAGACGCCGGCGTCAGCCCTTTCCGAGCTTTTCAAGCGTCCTCGGATCCCTCTCCCCGTTGAAATAGCGGTCGAGCGCTCTTGCGAAGACGCCGACCGTCGGGGCGGCCCTTTCGAACAGCGTCATCGATGAGCGAAACTTGAGGTCGTCCGGTCGCCCGAAAATTTCGAGCGCCGACCGGCCTTGAACGGCATTGACCGCCTCCGTGCACTCGAGAATGCGGTGGCCAAGCAGCGGATGCCGCAGATAGGCCCGCGCCTCGTCCAGGTTCGCAAGCGCATAATATTGCGCCGTTGGTGAATGGCCGAGGCCCTCGATCTGCGGAAAGATGAACCACATCCAGTGGGTTCGCTTGGCGCCGGCGGTGAGTTCCGCGAGCGCGGCGCGATACGTGCTCTCCTGCGCCTTCACAAAGCGCTCGAGATCGAAGGCCTCTTGCATCGGTGCCTTCCCTTCCGACACATCCGCGTCTTCCGCGGAGCGCGGTCGTCCTACCATTTGTGATGAACATGAACCTTGATCAGCCGCTCGTAAAGCGCGGCGATCGCCGCCATGGTCGCATCGTCGAGTGCCGGGAGCGCGCTTGCTGCGGCGTTCGACTGCGCCTGCGCCTCGTTGCGGGCGCCGGGGATAACGACCGAAACGGCCGGCTGCTCGAGGATCCAGCGAAGCGCGAACTGGGCCATCGGCACGTTGGCCGGAACCAGCGCGCGCAACTCTTCCACCGCTTCGAGCGCGACCTCGAAAGGCACGCCGGCGAAGGTTTCACCGACATCGAAGGCTTCGCCGTGGCGGTTGAAATTGCGGTGGTCGTCAGCCGCAAATACCGTGTCCTTGCCGATCTTGCCCGTAAGCAGACCCGAGGCGAGGGGAACGCGGACGATCACGCCGACATTCTTCCTCCGCGCCTCTGCGAAGAATAATTCCTGTGGGCGCTGGCGGAAGATGTTGTAGATGATCTGAACCGTGGCGACACCGGGATATTCGATCGCCTTCAGCGCCTCCTCGACCTTTTCGACCGAGGCCCCGTAGCGACGCATCTTGCCCTTGGCGACCAGCCGGTCGAGCGCCTCGAAGACGTCTGGACGATAATAGACGTCCGTCGGCGGGCAGTGCAGTTGCACGAGATCGAGTGTTTCGACGCCGAGATTCTTCAGGCTGCGGTCAATGAACGCCTCGATATTGCCGGCCGTATAGCCGTCGGCGACATGCGGATTGAGCCGGCGGCCGGCCTTGGTGGCAACGAACGGTTTTTGTCCGCCGCGTTCCTTCAGCACCGCCGCGATGATCTTTTCCGAACGCCCGTCGCCATAGACGTCGGCCGTGTCGACGAAGGTGACGCCGCGGTCGAGCGCGGTGTGAAGCGCGCGCTTGCCGTCGTCCTCACTGACGTCGCCCCAGGCACCTCCGATCTGCCAGGCGCCAAAGCCGATTTCCGAGATCGTCGCACCCGTCCGTCCCAAAACTCTCGTTTTCATTTCGATGTCCTTGTTCTGTTCTGCGTCGGCGATTTCTATGATGATTGCGCCGCGCGCGGAAGCTTAATCCTCGTGCGAAATGATCGCCTTGCCGCGACTGAGGTCGGTGACGAGCGCAACGACCTCCGCCGCGATGTCCTTCCGCATCTCGGCTGTCAGGACCGCCCCTGTATCCGTAAATGTTTCTCCGGCGACCGCGACGCCGCGGCCCGTCAGCCGCGCTTTGATCAGGGCAAGATCGGCAAAGTCGCAGACGATCGTAGCGCGCTGCGTGTCGACGAGTTCGGCTTTTTCAGCGGCCCTCAGGCAGAGTGCAGCCGTGCCGCCATAGGCGCGGATCAGCCCGCCGCTTCCAAGCAGGACGCCGCCGAACCATCGGGTAACGACGACCGCAACGCGATCGACGGATTGGCCGTCGATCGCCGCAAGGATAGGCTTTCCCGCCGTGCCGCTCGGTTCCCCATCATCACTGAACCTGTAGGTCTGGCCGCTGCGCCAGGCCCAGCAATTGTGATTGGCGGTCGGATCGGAATGCGCCGCGAGAAAGGCCTTAGCCGATTGCTCGTCCTCGATCGGGCCGGCGATCGCCAGGAACCGGCTTTTCTTGATTTCCTGTGTCGAGGTTTCGATGCGCTGGAGCGTGAACATCCGCTGCTTCCGTTTTGGAGAACGCTGTTAGCGGATCGGCGGCGTATCGTCACCCGGATTTGCCCCTCATCCCGCTGCCGCGACCTTCTCCCCGCAGGCGGGGAGAAGGGACAAGCCGCGACCGATCGTTCAGTCCCCTCTCCCCGCGCGCGGGGAGAGGGCCAGGGTGAGGGGCGAATCGGGCACACAGCCGGAGCGCGACTCCGCGATCAACCGATTGCCATCAGGCTGGCATTGCCGCCGGCGGCGGCGGTGTTGATCGACGTCGAAATCTCTTCCAGGAGCCAGTTGAGGCAATAGGCGTCGGGGTTGCGAGCGATCTCTTCTTTCGCCGCAGCCTGGACGAGCACCAGCGGACCGGGTAGCGCCGCGATCGCCTTGTTGACAACGCGGATGCGTTCGGCGTCGCCCTCGACGAGGGCTCCGGCGAAGGGGCCGTCGGCCGCCCAGTCCTTCGACCAGGAGAGACGGACGGCGACGCTCTGGGGCAGGTCCTTGAGCGAAGGCTGCAAACCGGAGGCGGCGTCGATGATGACGCTGTTGCCGGTCGCGAGCGCGGCGGCGAGCTGATGATAGAGGCCCGTCTCGGTCTGCGGCACGAGCAGGACCCGGCCGCGCGGGTGGAGCGCGTAAAGATTGCGCTCGCCGACCGGGCCCGGCAGCTCCAGCTCAAGCCCAAGCGCTGAGGTGCTGCCGGCGTTGCGCGCCGCTTCCGCTTCGGCCTTCGCGCCGCGCCCGTCAAGCCACTTGGCGAAGTCGAGGAGGGCTGGATCCGTATGAACGGAGCTGTGCTGCGGCGGCACCGGCGCTGTCGTCACCAGTCGGCCGAGATAGAGCGGGCCGCCCGCCTTCGGTCCGGTGCCGGAAAGGCCGCGTCCGCCGAAGGGCTGGACGCCCACCACCGCGCCGATGATGTTGCGGTTCACGTAGAGGTTGCCCGCCTTCACACGGCTGGTCACATGCGCAATCGTCTCGTCGAGGCGGGTGTGGAGGCCGAAGGTCAGACCGTAGCCGGTGGCGTTGATGTCGTCGACCAACCGGTCGAGATCGTCGCGGCGGTAACGGATGACGTGCAGCACCGGCCCGAAGACCTCACGCTTGAGATCGGCGAGTTTCTGAAGCTCGATGATCGTCGGTGGTACGAAGGTGCCTTGATCGGTCTCGGCGGCAAGACCGATCTGCTCCACCTTGCGGCCAAGTCCGCGCATCGCGTCGATGTGCTTTTCGATGATGCCTTTCGCCTCGGCGGTGATGACCGGACCGACATCTACGGAAAGACGGTCGGTGCGACCGATGTTCAATTCGTGCAGCGCGCCCTTCAGCATGGCGAGCGTGCGATCGGCGACGTCCTCCTGCAGGCAGAGCACGCGCAGCGCCGAGCAGCGCTGGCCGGCGCTGTCGAAGGCCGATGCGATCACGTCGCCGACCACCTGTTCGGCAAGCGCAGAGGAATCGACAATCATCGCGTTCTGGCCGCCGGTCTCGGCGATCAGCGGGATAGGCCGTCCGGCAGGCGAAAGCCGGTCGGAAAGTTGCGCCTGAATGAGCCGCGCGACCTCCGTCGAGCCGGTGAACATCACGCCCGCGATCTCGGGGGCGGCGACCAGCGCCGCGCCGACACGGCCGTCGCCGGGTAGAAGCTGCAGCGCGTTGGCCGGAATGCCCGCCTCGTGCAGAAGGCGCACGCCTTCGGCGGCGATCAACGGCGTCTCCTCGGCGGGCTTGGCAAGCACCGGATTGCCCGCGACGAGCGCGGCGGCAATCTGGCCGGTGAAGATCGCCAGCGGGAAGTTCCATGGGCTGATGCAGGCGATCGGGCCGAGCGGCTTGTGGCCCGGACCGAGCGTGCGGCGGGTCTGTTCGGCGTAGTAGCGCAGGAAGTCGATTGCCTCGCGTACTTCGGCGATTGCGTTCGGCAGCGACTTGCCAGCCTCGCGGGCGATCAGCCCGAGCAGCGTCGGCATGCGCGCCTGCATCAGGTCGGCCGCGCGGTCGAGACAGGCAGCCCGCTCCGCCGGGGCAACCGCGGCCCACGCTTCGGCAGCCTCGAGCGCGAGGCGGGCCGCGCGCTTGGCGTCCTCGTCCGACGTTTCCGTCACCGAGCCGACGATGTCGCGGTGGTCGCCGGGGTTGACGACCGGGCGCGTTTCGCCCGAGCCCGCGCCGGTCGCAAGCTGCGGTACCGAGGTCCAGGCACTCGCGGCGCTTGCCTTCAGTGCCTCCGCCAGCGATGCAAGGCTCTCTTCATTCGAGAGATCGACGCCGGCGGAATTGGTGCGGGCCTCGCCAAAGAGCTTGGCAGGAAAGGCGATCTGATCGTGCTTCGCGCCGACCACCGGCATGGAGCGGACGATTTCGACCGGATCGGCGGTGAGTTCGTCGACGGAGACCTTCGGGTCGGCGATGCGGTTTACGAAGGAGGAGTTTGCGCCGTTTTCGAGCAGGCGGCGGACGAGATAGGCAAGCAGCGTTTCATGTGTGCCGACCGGCGCATAGATGCGGCACGGACGGTCGAGATTGCTGCGGCCGACGACCTCGTCATAGAGCGGCTCGCCCATGCCGTGCAGGCACTGGAACTCGTATTTGCCGACCTGAAAATCCTTGCCGGCCATATGGTAGATCGTGGCGAGCGTCTGCGCGTTGTGGGTGGCGAACTGAGGGAAGATCACATCCGTTGCCGAAAGCAGCTTGCGGGCGCAGGCGACATAGGAAACGTCGGTATAGATCTTGCGCGTAAAGACCGGGAAATCTTCGAGCCCGTCGAGCTGCGCGCGCTTGATCTCCGCATCCCAATAGGCGCCCTTGACGAGACGCACCATGATGCGACGGCCCGAGCGGCGCGCGAGGTCGATGATGAAGTCGAGCACGAAGGGGCAGCGCTTGCCGTAGGCCTGCACGACAAAGCCCATGCCGTTCCAGCCGGAAAGATCGGCGTCGAGGCAAAGCTCTTCGAGGAGATCAAGCGACAGCTCCAGCCGGTCCGCCTCCTCGGCGTCGATGTTGAGGCCGATGTCGTATTTCTTGGCGATGATCGCGAGCGCCTTCACCTTAGGCAGCAATTCGCCCATGACGCGAGAGGCCTGTGCGCGCACATAGCGCGGATGGAGCGCCGAGAGCTTGATCGAGATGCCGGGGCCTTCGTAGATGCCGCGTCCGGCCGAGGCCTTGCCGATCGCATGGATCGCGGTTTCGTAGTCCTTGTAATAGCGTTCCGCGTCGGCCGTCGTGGTCGCCGCCTCGCCGAGCATGTCGTAGGAGTAGCGGAAACCCTTCTGTTCGAGCGCCCGGGAGCGGCGCAGCGCCTCGTCGATCGTCTCGCCGGTGACGAATTGCTCGCCCATCATCCGCATCGCCATGTCGACGCCACGACGGATCACCGGCTCGCCGCAGCGGGCGATCAGCCGCGACAGTGCCGCCGCGAGGCTGCGGTCGTTAACGGTCGAGGTCAGCTTGCCGGTGACGACGAGGCCCCAGGTCGCGGCATTGACGAACAGCGAGCGACCGCCGCCGAGATGCGACTTCCAGTCTCCGTCGGCGATCTTGTCGCGGATCAGCGCGTCGCGGGTCGCCGTATCGGGAATGCGCAGCAGCGCCTCGGCAAGGCACATCAGTGCGACGCCCTCCTGGCTCGAGAGCGAATATTCGTGCACCAGTCCCTCGACGCCTGACCCCTTATGCTTGGCACGGAGCGCCTCGATCAGCTTGCGGGCGGTTTTGGCGGCGGCATCGCGGGTTTCCTTGGGCAGCGTCGCAGCCTCGATGAGCGCCGGCAGGCATTCCGTTTCGGGACGGCGGTAGGCGGCCGTGATTGCCCGGCGAAGCGTGCTTTGCGTCCGGACCGGAGGCGCGAAGTCGGCAAAGGGCGCCGGCGCTGCGTCCGTGGCTGGGGGAGATTTTTGAAGCTTGGTCTGGCTCATCGAACACGGTCCTCCACGGAGCGGTAACAGGCGTCTGGCGCCTCTGGTTTCGTGGGCAGAAAATACGCTTGGCGCCGCCGAACATCCATCCGGCAAATCTCGGCATTCTCGGAATGTTTCGCTATCGATGCGTTGACAAACGGCGGAACATGCGGAGCGTCGCGATGAGTTCCGGATGATCCGGGGTCAGGCGGCAGCGCCGAAATGGCGTGCGCGCGCGATCAGGCATTCGTCGTCACCCGGCATGCACGTCCGGCACACGATCGGTCGCACCGGATAAATCTTGCAGGCCACGAAGCGGCCCAGCGTGCCGTCGAGCGCCGCGCATCGATCGTTCTCGCAACGCATGCCACCAAGATCGGCAGCGACATATTCTGCCGGAATGCGATCGAGTTCCTCGTCGGTCTCCAGCGAAAAGCGCGGCCAATCGGCCGAATAGGCACAACAGGCGCCGCAGCTTTGACAGTCGAAATCCTGGCTGGATGAAACGGAATGGGTCATGGCCCAACCTAACACGAAGGCGTCGTCGTCGAAATGGTCGTCACGCCAGTGCCGCGTCGCGCCGGGCGATTTCGTAGTCTTCCGTGTGGACGAGCACCCCGTCATCGGTAACCAGCACGATGCCATAGGCCGCCGGTTCATCGACGGAGAGCGAAGGGTCCGGCGTATCGAAGGGCATCGGCTGTTGATGGACCGGGCTCTTGAAAATCGAGAACGGAATGCCGCGGCTGGAACCGCTGATCGTGCGATGAACATGACCAGCGAAGATGTGGCGCACATTGCCGTGGCGTTTCACGAGCGCGTAGAATTCCTGCCCGTTGATCAGACGGATCATGTCGATGCTCGTGAAGCCGGTTACATGCGGAGGATGGTGCATGAAGATCAGCACCGGCCGATCGCCGGCCCCGGCGAGTTGCCGATCGAGCCAGGCAAGACGCCGTTGGCAAAGATGCCCGGCGTGACTCAAGGGATAGTCGTAAGGCGGCGCAAACAGCGTGTCGAGCAGCACGGCGCGACAATCGGCAAAATCGATCACCTGCTGGACGAAGCCGTTCTCGTCGGTCGCTGTGCCGGAAAATACATCGAGGAAAACCTCGCGCCGGTCATGGTTGCCGATCATCATTGCCGCCGGTGGAACGAGTTCACCAAGGATCGCCTTCAGGCGTTCATAAGACGGGCGGTCGGCCCCGTGCGCGAGGTCTCCGGCAAAGATCACCCGATTCGCATCCGCGTGGTAGCGATTGACGTGAGCGATCCCGTTGGCGAGACGCCGATAGGGATCGAGCCCGATGATCGTCACACCTTCGGGAACCATGTGCAGGTCGGTGAAGACGATGAACTTCGTCATGCTCGTTCCGGTGATAGGCCGCGCTTTCACGCTCCCGCGCCGGGGCATCACCGTCAAGCGGCATCTTTGGGTGAATGGACGGCGGGCGACTTTTGGATGGACTTGTCGATACCGCGTCCTCGTCATCTTGCAGCTAACCAGTCAACGCTGTATGCATCGCCACGTTGCCTGATATATCAGGAGAGGCGCCGGGAATTGTCGAGATCGGCGAACGGCGGAAAGACGCGATATCCGGAGATAGGTTATGAGATGGAAGCGCACGATCCAGTTGCTGGATGTTCATTGTGAGGGTGAAATCGGCAAGGTGGCGATCGGCGGCGTGCCGAAGATCCCGGGCAACTCGATCGCCGAACAGCTCAACCACATCAACACCGTCGACGACAGCCTGCGCCGGTTTCTCTGCCTTGAGCCGCGTTCCGGATCGATCGGCTCGGTCAACCTGCTCGTGCCGCCGAAGCGGCCGGAGGCCGATGCCGGCTTCATCATCCTTCAGGCGGACCAGGCCCACGCCATGTCTGGCTCCAATTCGATTTGCGTGACGACGGCGCTGCTCGAATCCGGCATGATCGAGATGAAGGAGCCGGAAACGGTGGTGATGCTCGACACGGCGGCCGGCCTCGTCAAGGCGACGGCCACCTGCCGCGACGGACGGTGCGAAAGGGTGAAGCTCACCATGGTGCCGTCCTTCGTGCAG includes:
- a CDS encoding aldo/keto reductase, whose translation is MKTRVLGRTGATISEIGFGAWQIGGAWGDVSEDDGKRALHTALDRGVTFVDTADVYGDGRSEKIIAAVLKERGGQKPFVATKAGRRLNPHVADGYTAGNIEAFIDRSLKNLGVETLDLVQLHCPPTDVYYRPDVFEALDRLVAKGKMRRYGASVEKVEEALKAIEYPGVATVQIIYNIFRQRPQELFFAEARRKNVGVIVRVPLASGLLTGKIGKDTVFAADDHRNFNRHGEAFDVGETFAGVPFEVALEAVEELRALVPANVPMAQFALRWILEQPAVSVVIPGARNEAQAQSNAAASALPALDDATMAAIAALYERLIKVHVHHKW
- a CDS encoding DUF1810 domain-containing protein encodes the protein MQEAFDLERFVKAQESTYRAALAELTAGAKRTHWMWFIFPQIEGLGHSPTAQYYALANLDEARAYLRHPLLGHRILECTEAVNAVQGRSALEIFGRPDDLKFRSSMTLFERAAPTVGVFARALDRYFNGERDPRTLEKLGKG
- the putA gene encoding trifunctional transcriptional regulator/proline dehydrogenase/L-glutamate gamma-semialdehyde dehydrogenase, with the protein product MSQTKLQKSPPATDAAPAPFADFAPPVRTQSTLRRAITAAYRRPETECLPALIEAATLPKETRDAAAKTARKLIEALRAKHKGSGVEGLVHEYSLSSQEGVALMCLAEALLRIPDTATRDALIRDKIADGDWKSHLGGGRSLFVNAATWGLVVTGKLTSTVNDRSLAAALSRLIARCGEPVIRRGVDMAMRMMGEQFVTGETIDEALRRSRALEQKGFRYSYDMLGEAATTTADAERYYKDYETAIHAIGKASAGRGIYEGPGISIKLSALHPRYVRAQASRVMGELLPKVKALAIIAKKYDIGLNIDAEEADRLELSLDLLEELCLDADLSGWNGMGFVVQAYGKRCPFVLDFIIDLARRSGRRIMVRLVKGAYWDAEIKRAQLDGLEDFPVFTRKIYTDVSYVACARKLLSATDVIFPQFATHNAQTLATIYHMAGKDFQVGKYEFQCLHGMGEPLYDEVVGRSNLDRPCRIYAPVGTHETLLAYLVRRLLENGANSSFVNRIADPKVSVDELTADPVEIVRSMPVVGAKHDQIAFPAKLFGEARTNSAGVDLSNEESLASLAEALKASAASAWTSVPQLATGAGSGETRPVVNPGDHRDIVGSVTETSDEDAKRAARLALEAAEAWAAVAPAERAACLDRAADLMQARMPTLLGLIAREAGKSLPNAIAEVREAIDFLRYYAEQTRRTLGPGHKPLGPIACISPWNFPLAIFTGQIAAALVAGNPVLAKPAEETPLIAAEGVRLLHEAGIPANALQLLPGDGRVGAALVAAPEIAGVMFTGSTEVARLIQAQLSDRLSPAGRPIPLIAETGGQNAMIVDSSALAEQVVGDVIASAFDSAGQRCSALRVLCLQEDVADRTLAMLKGALHELNIGRTDRLSVDVGPVITAEAKGIIEKHIDAMRGLGRKVEQIGLAAETDQGTFVPPTIIELQKLADLKREVFGPVLHVIRYRRDDLDRLVDDINATGYGLTFGLHTRLDETIAHVTSRVKAGNLYVNRNIIGAVVGVQPFGGRGLSGTGPKAGGPLYLGRLVTTAPVPPQHSSVHTDPALLDFAKWLDGRGAKAEAEAARNAGSTSALGLELELPGPVGERNLYALHPRGRVLLVPQTETGLYHQLAAALATGNSVIIDAASGLQPSLKDLPQSVAVRLSWSKDWAADGPFAGALVEGDAERIRVVNKAIAALPGPLVLVQAAAKEEIARNPDAYCLNWLLEEISTSINTAAAGGNASLMAIG
- the spdA gene encoding 2', 3'cyclic nucleotide phosphodiesterase SpdA; its protein translation is MTKFIVFTDLHMVPEGVTIIGLDPYRRLANGIAHVNRYHADANRVIFAGDLAHGADRPSYERLKAILGELVPPAAMMIGNHDRREVFLDVFSGTATDENGFVQQVIDFADCRAVLLDTLFAPPYDYPLSHAGHLCQRRLAWLDRQLAGAGDRPVLIFMHHPPHVTGFTSIDMIRLINGQEFYALVKRHGNVRHIFAGHVHRTISGSSRGIPFSIFKSPVHQQPMPFDTPDPSLSVDEPAAYGIVLVTDDGVLVHTEDYEIARRDAALA
- a CDS encoding methyltransferase family protein, whose amino-acid sequence is MIVRLIVQTVIWFGVIAAVLFASAGTLAWPAAWIYLAVMLALSLIAGLMLARHDPALLKERLSAPIQKDQPFADKVLLTIILLFLFGSFAFMALDAVRFGWSSVPPWVQGVGAMALLLSIWFNYWTFRENSFAAPVVKIQKERAQSVVTTGPYRYVRHPLYASALIFVAGSSLLLGSWWGLGAVLVLLVLLAIRIRIEEKALRTGLAGYDAYAARVRYRLVPFVW
- a CDS encoding YkgJ family cysteine cluster protein; the protein is MTHSVSSSQDFDCQSCGACCAYSADWPRFSLETDEELDRIPAEYVAADLGGMRCENDRCAALDGTLGRFVACKIYPVRPIVCRTCMPGDDECLIARARHFGAAA
- a CDS encoding IMPACT family protein, yielding MFTLQRIETSTQEIKKSRFLAIAGPIEDEQSAKAFLAAHSDPTANHNCWAWRSGQTYRFSDDGEPSGTAGKPILAAIDGQSVDRVAVVVTRWFGGVLLGSGGLIRAYGGTAALCLRAAEKAELVDTQRATIVCDFADLALIKARLTGRGVAVAGETFTDTGAVLTAEMRKDIAAEVVALVTDLSRGKAIISHED